The genomic interval GCCCGGGACGAACCAGGACCTGGTGGTCCAGTTCAACCAGGTCTTCTTCTCACAAGTGTTCCTCGACCTCGTCTCCCGCTTCGAGCGTTTCTCGAACGGCGCGGGGGGGACGCTGCTGGATGACTCGCTGCTCGCCTGGGGACAGGAGAACGGCAACACGCCTCACTTCTCCTTCTCCCTCCCGGTCGTGACCGCCGGAAGCGCGGGAGGCGCGCTCAAGACGGGCAGCTACTGCGACTACCGGAACATCACGCGCAAGGTGAGCGGCGACTCGAGCACGGGCGCCGAGAGCAACTTCATCTGGTCGGGCCTCCTGCACAACCAGTGGCTTGGCACCGCGCTCCAGGCCATGGGCATTCCCAAGTCGGAGTGGAGCGAAACCGACCATCCGGGCTACGGCTGGAAGGCGACGTACCAGTCGACCTTCGAGTACCTCTTCACGAACAAGGGCTACACCTCGGCGCAGGCCTACCCCGCGTCGATGTGGCAGAAGACCGGCGAGCTGCTGCCGTTCCTCTCGCCCTGATGGACTCGACGGGGAGCCGGGTGTCTCCCCGTCGGGTCACCGCGGGACGTCCCGTGGACCTACTGCCAATCCCCGCTGGGTTCAGCCCTGTCCCAACCGGTCCACGAACCGCACCAACTCCGCCACGGAGTCCACGTCCAGCTTCTCGATGACGCGGGCGCGGTGCACCTTGATGGTCTTCTCGGTGGTGCCCAGCTGCAGGGCGATCTCCTTGTTCGTCAGCCCTTGGGCCTGCCATCAAGGGTTGCAGCTCGCGCATCATCTGCTCCTGCTGAGCGCGCTCCCACGGACTCGAGCCGTTGACGAGCGCCAGCCTCCGCGTGCGGGGCAGCAGTCGCAGGGCCAGCTCCACGGTGGCCTTCATGTCGTAGCGCAGCCAGAGGCCCACCACGCGTTCGGGACGAGGCTGCTGCTCCCAGAGCTGCTCGTCCTCGGAGAGGATAAGCAGCGGGATTGTCAGGCCACGGCTCCTGGCGCAATTGAAGGACCACCTGGATGGCGTCGGAGCAGAAGGCGATGAGGGCATCCGGCCTGCGCTCGCGATACTTGGCCAGGTACCAGGTGTGCAGGGCCTGTGTGTAAGCGGGCCCACGAGACCATCCGAGGTCCAAGCTCTCGACGTCCAGGGTGACCGGGCCGTCCTGTGCCTCCCACAACGTGGAGCGAAGGCTGGCGACTTGATTTTGGAGCAGCCCCCGTGTGGCCCCCGCATTATCATCCGTGGATGACGCTCCTAGTGCAGCTCGAGTTCAAGCTGAAGCAGCCGATTCATGAGCCGGAGTTCCTTCGGATCGCCCGCGCGTTGGCTTCCGCCTCCGCGACCGAGCCGGGGACGCTGCGGTACCAGTGGTTCGTCAACCACAAGCCGGGCCACTACACGATTCTCGAGGAGTACACCGACGCCGACGCGGCGGAGACCCACAACGGAAACGTGGGCGCGCTGCTCGCCCAGTTGTTCTCCGTGGTTGAACTCGTGTCGGTGTCGTTCTACGGCGAGCTCAACAAATACGTGAGCGACTGGGCGACGGGCCGGGACGGCGTCTCGACCAACCTGCCGTTGGCTTCGAGCAACCAGGGAGGTTGATGGCGGTCAGCCCCCGAGACGCCCCAAGCGGTCTCGCAGACACTCCGCCAGCGCTTCCCGGAGAGATTCCGGGAAGCCACTGAGGCCTGGAGTGTCGTTGCATTCAAGCAGCAGGAACTCGCCCTCCTGGGTCTCCAGGAAGTCGAGCGCCACGATGTCCGCGCCCAGGTGCTCCAGGGCTCGCCGCGTGTGCATCGCGAGCACATCAGGCGGGTCGATCACCTGGTAGGCGCGGGTCTGGACGTTGGCCTTCCATCCAGCCCCTCTGCGCTCCATGGCCCAGAGCCGGTCTCGGATGGCGAGGCAGCGGACGTCCCGGCGGTACTGGATGAACGGCTCCACCACGGCATAGTCGTTCGCGGTGAAGATCAGATCGGCGAGGTCGGACCACTCGGCCTCGCTGCGCACCTGCGCCTTCCCGTAACCCCCATGGTGGTTACCCACCTTGACGACGAACGGCGGGGGGCGCGCGATGCGGCGGACCATGTCATCGCCGACCGCGACGTTGAAGGGAATGACAGGCAGGCCCGCGGCCCGCATCTCCGCGAGCATCGACAGCCGGTCATAGCTCCGAGCCAACGTGGAGGCGGGATTGACACAGGGCACGCCGCTGAGGCGGATGACGTCCAGCAAGACTCGGTGCCGAGGCTCCGGCCGGATGGCGCCCACCCGCCAGAGGATGCCTTCGACGCGAATCGCGGACTGGCGGTCGATACACCACAGCTCCCCATCGCGGAGCACCCACGAGGTGTCCTGCAGCCGCCGCGAGACGACCTCATGTTCCGGCAGGTAGCCCTGCCAGTACTGCTCACCATTGACGACAACCACGGTCCGCTTCATGCGTCCCCTCCTCGCCCCTCACCATCGACCAGGACACGCGGAACCTGACGTGTCCCAAGCGCGCCACATCCCCGCTTCGGTGGACACCACGAAAGCAGGAAGCCTTCAGCGGGCCCGGGGAGCGGCCGTGCCCTCAAGGCACGTACAGCTCCGTGGAACCCAGTGAGCGGGTGCCATCTTCTCCGCCCACGACGAGCACTCTGCCCGACGTCAGCAGCGTCGCGGTGTGAGACGCGCGCACCGCGATCATGGAGGCGGTCGCGGACGAGGACGAGGTGGCTGGGTTGGTCAGCTCCACGGCCTTGAGGAAGGTGCTGCCATTGCCCCCCGCGACGAGCACCTGCCCCGAAGAGAGCAGCGTGGCGGTGTGTCGGGCGCGGCCCTCCACCATGGAGCCCGCGGCGGACCAGGTGTTCGTGGCCGGGTCATACAGCTCCGAGGACGCGGTCTCGGTGAGCACCTGCCCTCCCGAGACGAGCACCTTGCCGGAAGCAAGCAGCGTAGCCGTGTGCAGCGCGCGGGACCGGGTCATGGCGCCAGCGGTCGTCCACGTTCGGGTGGCCGGGTCGTACAGCTCGGCGCTGTTCAATCGCCCGGAGCCATTGGTTCCCCCCGTCACGAGAACCTTGCCCGTGGAGAGCAACGTGGCCGTATGGTTGAAGCGGGCGGTGTTCAGGGTGCTGGGCGCAACCCAGGTGTTCGCGGCCGAATCGAACACCTCCACCGAGGCCACCGCGCTAGTGCCATCCGTTCCACCCGCGACGACCACCAGGCCCGAGGGAAGCAGCGTCATGGTGTGGCTCGAACGCCCCACGCTCATGATGCCGCCCGGAAACCACTCGTTGGTCTCCGGCATGTACAGCTCCGCGCTGCTCATCGCGCCGGTGCCCCCCGTGACGAAGACGTAGCCCGAGGGGAGCAACACCGCGGCATGAGCGAAGCGGCTCGTGGACAGGGCTTGGACTGGAGACCAGGCGCTGGTCGCGGGGTCGTACAACTCCACGCTGTACAGAGGAGCTGCCCCATCGCGCCCCCCGACGACCAGCACCTTGCCCGAGTCGAGCCGCGTGGCGGTGTGATTGGAGCGGCGCGCGGACAGGCTTCCCGCGGACGTCCACCCGGAGACGCGGAGTTGCGCCGTGCCGCTCACGCCAGCCTGCGCTGCGGTGAGCGTGACGGGGCCACCCGGCGTCACTCCCGTGCTCAGGCCCGAGGCGTTCACGGTGGCGACGGCGGTGTTGTTCGAGGTCCACGTCGCGCTGCTCGTCACATCGAGCGTGGAGCCGTCGCTATAGAGCCCCTGTGCGGAGAACTGCCGGGTGGAGCCCGCGACCACCGACGCCGTCGCGGGGGTGACGGTGATGGTGGTGAGCACGGGCGGCGGAGTCGTGATGGTGAATCGCGCCGTGGCGC from Myxococcus stipitatus carries:
- a CDS encoding kelch repeat-containing protein, with translation MKNLPLSILAFGLALAVIGCGDKPPPANDFSIRVVIAETRLSAGMKATAKAQRVKKDGRVEDFDAATSRQWTSSDPQVASIEPQADGTASVTGLKAGSVVIKVTVDGISGETPLEVLAPRLVTLQVTPAQSTALIGGTQRFTAQGRYNDGTTAFVTSGVTWSSNNPSIATVSSTGLGTGVAAGGPVTITASVDGVIGTAQFTITDPTPPALTSITLTPATASVIEGATQQFAAQGRFSDGSSSDVTSRVTWTSSNTAIATVSAAGLGTGVKVGGPVTITAALGGVSATARFTITTPPPVLTTITVTPATASVVAGSTRQFSAQGLYSDGSTLDVTSSATWTSNNTAVATVNASGLSTGVTPGGPVTLTAAQAGVSGTAQLRVSGWTSAGSLSARRSNHTATRLDSGKVLVVGGRDGAAPLYSVELYDPATSAWSPVQALSTSRFAHAAVLLPSGYVFVTGGTGAMSSAELYMPETNEWFPGGIMSVGRSSHTMTLLPSGLVVVAGGTDGTSAVASVEVFDSAANTWVAPSTLNTARFNHTATLLSTGKVLVTGGTNGSGRLNSAELYDPATRTWTTAGAMTRSRALHTATLLASGKVLVSGGQVLTETASSELYDPATNTWSAAGSMVEGRARHTATLLSSGQVLVAGGNGSTFLKAVELTNPATSSSSATASMIAVRASHTATLLTSGRVLVVGGEDGTRSLGSTELYVP
- a CDS encoding putative quinol monooxygenase — translated: MTLLVQLEFKLKQPIHEPEFLRIARALASASATEPGTLRYQWFVNHKPGHYTILEEYTDADAAETHNGNVGALLAQLFSVVELVSVSFYGELNKYVSDWATGRDGVSTNLPLASSNQGG
- a CDS encoding LuxR C-terminal-related transcriptional regulator, encoding MTNKEIALQLGTTEKTIKVHRARVIEKLDVDSVAELVRFVDRLGQG